The Streptomyces sp. JB150 genomic interval GCGGGCCTCCAGGCCGACGATCTTCGTTGCCCCCGTGCGCTCCACGATCTCGGCCAGCGCGTCGGTGAGCGCGGTGAAGGCCGCCGGGTCGGCCAGGAGCGGGGTGATGTCCTTGAACATCACCCCCGGCTCCGGGTAGTCCGCGACATCGCGGATGCGGCTGAGCAGAAGCTCCTTGACGTCGGTCATCGGCGCTTCCCGGAGGGACGGCCGCGGCGGGTACGGGAGGCGGACTGGTCACGCGGGCCGACGACCGCGGGGGCCGCGTCGTCGTCGGCGTACGCGTCGTCGCCGGCGTACTCGGTCTGCGGCTCGCCCTGCTCGGCGCCCTGCGCGCGCTTGGCCAGGACGCGCTTCCTGAGCGCCTTCAGCTGCGGCTCACGCTCCTTGAGGTCGGCGACGAGCGGCGTGGCGATGAAGATCGAGGAGTACGCGCCGGCGGCGAGGCCGACGAACAGCGACAGCGAGATGTCGTTGAGCATGCCGGCGCCGAGGACTCCGCCGCCGATGAACAGCAGGCCCGCCACCGGCAGCAGCGCGACCACCGTGGTGTTGATCGAGCGGACCAGGGTGCTGTTGATCGACCGGTTGGCGATGTCGCTGTACGTCCAGCGGGTCTGCTTGGTGATGTCCCGCGTCTGTTCCTTGAGGCTGTCGAAGACGACGACCGTGTCGTACAGCGAGTAACCGAGGATGGTGAGCAGACCGATCACCGTGCCCGGCGTCACCTCGAAGCCGACGAGGGCGTAGATGCCGACCGTGATGGTGATGTCGTGGATCAGCGCGACGAACGCCGCGACGGCCATGCGCCACTCGAAGGCGATGGCCAGGTAGATCACCACGAGGATCAGGAAGATGCCGAGGCCCTGCCAGGCCTTGTTCGCGATCTGGTCACCCCAGCTGGGGCCGACCAGCTCGGCGTTGATCGTCTCGGCGTCGACCTTCATGTCCGCGGCCAGCCGGTCCTTGATCTGGTCGGACCGCTCGGTGTCGATGCCCGCGACCTGGATGCGCAGGGCGCCGTCGCTGCTGTTGCCGAGCTTCTGGACGATCGCGTCGTGGCCGGAGGCCTCTTCGGCGTACTCCTCGGCCTGGGAGACCGAGACGGTGGTCTTGCCGGTGGTGAAGACGGCACCGCCCTGGAACTCGATGCCCATGTTGAGGCCGCGCACCGCCAGGCCGACGATGGCCGTGATGGTGATCAGTATCGAGATGCCGTACCAGATCTTGCGGTTCTTGACGAAGTCGTAGCCGACCTCGCCACGGTGCAGTCGGGCGCCGAGGTTGCCGAGCTTCGACATCTCAGGCCTCCTTCGTTTCGACGGGGGCGGCGGCCGGACGGCGGGTGCGGCGCAGCGGCGGCCGGGCACCCAGGCGCTTCGGGTCGAGGCCGGACCAGGGGTGGCCGTCCGCGAAGAACGTGCGGCGGGCGAGCAGCGTCAGCAGCGGCTTGGTGAAGAAGAACACGACCACGACGTCGAGGACGGTGGTCAGGCCGAGCGTGAAGGCGAAGCCCTGGACCTTGCCGACGGTGACGATGAAGAGCACCGCCGCGGCGAGGAAGGACACGAAGTCGGAGACCAGGATGGTGCGCCGGGCGCGCGGCCAGGCCCGCTCGACGGCGGGGCGCAGGGAGCGGCCCTCGCGGATCTCGTCGCGGACGCGTTCGAAGTAGACGATGAACGAGTCCGCCGTGATGCCGATGGCGACGATGGCGCCGCAGACGGCCGGCAGGTTCAGCGCGAAGCCGATGGCCGGGCCGAGCAGCGACATGATCACGTAGGTCAGGGCGGCGGAGATCAGCAGCGAGGCGATCGCGACGAGCGACAGGCCGCGGTAGTAGATCACCAGGTAGAGCACGACCAGGGCGAGGCCGATGGCGCCCGCGATCAGGCCGGCCTCCAGCTGCTCGCCGCCGAGCGCCGCGGTGACCGTGGTGACGCTGTCCTCCTTGAAGGTCAGCGGGAGGGCGCCGTACGACAGCATGTTGGCGAGGCCCTGGGCCTCCTCCTGGGTGAAGCTGCCGGAGATCTCGGCGTTGCCGCCGGTGATGGCCTGGCTGACGAACGGGCTGGAGACGACCTGGCCGTCCAGGACGATGCCGAACTGGTTCTGCGGCGAGGGGTTCTGCGCCAGCTTGCCGGTGATGTCGGAGAACTTCTTGTCGCCCTCGCCGGTGAAGTCCATCTGGACCTTCCAGCCGGCGCCGCTCTGCGTGTCGTAGACGGCCTGGGCCTTCTTGACCTCGGTGCCGTCGACGGCGGCCGGGCCGAGCAGGTACTTGTACCAGACGCCCTGGATCTCGCCGCAGCCGACGGTGGTGTCCTCGGGCTTGGAGCCGTCGCCGGCCTTGTTGCGCGCGCTCTCCTTGGAGCAGTCGAGCGCGGCGTAGGCGGCCTGGGCGTCGCTGTCGGCGCCGTTCGCGGACGGGGAGGGGCTGGCCGAGGGGGATCCGCTCGCCGACGGGGAGCCGGAGGCGCTGCCGGAGGGCGTGGGGTCGGCCTTCAGGGCGTCCGTGACGGCGCGGCCCTGGGTGGTGGCGGAGGCCGAGGGAGTCGCCGCGCCCGCGGAGGCGGACGGGCTCGCCTTGTCGGCGGGCTTGCCCGACGCGCTGGGAGAGGCGCTCGGAGATCCGCTGGGCGAGGGGGTGGCGGCAGGGCCCGTGGGCTCGGTGGCCAGGACGGGCCGGAAGTACAGCTTGGCGGTGGTGCCGACCTGATCCCGGGCCTGCTCGGAATTCGTGCCCTTGGGAATGTTCACGATGATGTTGCGACTACCCTGCGTCTGGACTTCCGCCTCCGAGACGCCAAGACCGTTGACGCGGCGCTCCATGATGGAGACCGCGGTGTCCATGTTGGTCTTGTTGATCGCTGCCTCGTTGCCGTCCTCCGGGACGGCGCGGAGCGTGATGCTCGTGCCGCCGGCCAGGTCGATGCCGAGCCGCGGAGTGGTGTGACCGGAGGCGAACATGCCGCCGGTGAGCGCCACGATGGCGATCAGGATCAGGGCCAGCGAGCGCCCCGGCTTGCTCTGGGCGCTCGCGTTCCGGCCCCTTTTAGGTGCTGCCACCTTCTCGTACTCCCTCTCGGGCCGCCTCGCGCCCCGTGGGCGTGCCGGCGGCCATGACATGGTGTCGGGATCCCGCGCGGGATGCGGATGTCCCGGGGAACGCGAGTCCCGCTCGCGCGCCCCGGGACATCGCTACTTCGCGTCGGTGTCGCCGTCGGTCTTCTTCGGCGCCGCCTCGTCCGCGATGTCGTCGGAGGGCTCCACGTCCTTCTTGCCGAGGTCGACGGGCTTGTCGTCGGAGGCGGCGGCAGCGTCGGAGGCGCCGTCGGTCTCGGTGAGGGCGGAGGCGTCGTCCGGGACGACGTCCGAGTCGGACTTCAGGTCGTGCTCGATGCCGTGGACGATCCGGTTGTACTCGTCGTCCGGCAGAACGGCACCGATCGAGTTCTTGGCGAAGAGCAGTTCGACGCCCGGCCCGGCGTCGAGGAGGACCGTGTCCTCGTTGACCTCCTTGACCGTGGCGTACATGCCCCCGATGGTGCGGACGCCGGAACCGGGCTGCATCTGGTTCCGCATCTCGATGGCCTGCTGCTGCTTCTTCTTGGCCGACCGGGTCATCAGGATCATGGCCCCGATGAGCACGATGAACGGGAGGAGGGTCACGAGACTCACGGGTCGGTACTTCCTTCACACGACCGCGATGATGAGCGGCCTGATGGTTGGGGGTTTGCGCGCCGCCGGCTTAGGCGGCATCGGCGGAGTCTAAGCGAGTCCGCGCGCAGGGAACAACGCTCAGCATGACACCGGAGTTCCTGCTCGGGTGAATCCCTCGCCGTCACGTCCCGAACAGGTCCTGTTGTCCGTTTCCCTGCGGCTGCGGTCCCGGCGGAGTGAGGCCGAGATGCGCCCATGCGGCCGGGGTGGCGACCCGCCCGCGGGGGGTGCGGGCCAGCAGGCCCTCGCGGACCAGGAAGGGTTCGGCGACCTCCTCGACGGTCTCGCGCTCCTCCCCCACCGCGACGGCGAGCGTGGACAGGCCGACCGGTCCGCCGCCGAACAGCTTGAGCAGGGCCTCCAGGACGGCCCGGTCCAGGCGGTCGAGGCCGCGCGCGTCGACCTCGTAGACGGCGAGGGCGGCCGCGGCGATCTCCCGGGTGATGACGCCGTCGGCCTTGACCTGCGCGTAGTCGCGCACCCGGCGCAGCAGGCGGTTGGCGATCCGGGGCGTGCCGCGGGAGCGGCCGGCGATCTCGGCGGCGCCGTCGGGGTCGATCTCCACGTCGAGCAGGCTCGCCGAGCGGTGGATCACGCGCTGCAGTTCGGCGGGTTCGTAGAACTCCATGTGCGCGGTGAAGCCGAAGCGGTCGCGCAGCGGGGGCGGCAGCAGTCCGGCCCGGGTGGTGGCGCCGACCAGGGTGAACGGGGGCAGTTCCAGGGGGATGGCGGTGGCGCCGGGGCCCTTGCCGACGATGACGTCGACGCGGAAGTCCTCCATCGCCATGTACAGCATCTCCTCGGCGGGGCGGGACATGCGGTGGATCTCGTCGAGGAAGAGGACCTCGCCCTCCTGGAGGGAGGAGAGGATCGCCGCGAGGTCGCCGGCGTGCTGGATGGCGGGGCCGGAGGTGATGCGGATGGGGGCGCCCATCTCCGCCGCGATGATCATCGACAGGGTGGTCTTGCCGAGGCCCGGGGCACCGGAGAGCAGCACGTGGTCGGCAGTGGCGCCGCGCGCGCGGGCGGCGCGCAGCACCAGGTCCAGCTGTTCGCGGACCTTCTCCTGGCCGATGAACTCGCCCAGGTCCTTGGGGCGCAGCGCGGCTTCGACGGCCTGGTCCTCGCGGTCGGCGGACGCACCGACGAGCCGCTCCGCGGCGGAGGTGTCGGTCGTGTCGTCCCAGTTCATGGAGAGTGCCTCGGGGGTCGCGGTCGGATGGGGGCGGGAGTCGGGTGCGGGGGCCGCGCGGGGACGGTTTCCGGTCGAATCGCGGCCGGGGCGCGTCGCCTCGGGCGGCGCGGGTCCCGCGGGGGGCGCGGAGCGGGGGCGCGTGGAGCGGGCGGTGGGCTCCGCGCGGGGGCCCGCGCGCCGGGCCGTGCGGGGGCGCGGGGCCGTCAGCGGGCTCTGTTGAGGGTCTGCAGCGCGGCCTTCAGCAGCAGGCCCACCTGCGGTGTGCCCTCGGCGGCCTCGGCCTGGGGGGCGACGGCGGCGACGGCCTCGTCGGCCTCCCGGGCCGCGTAGCCCAGACCGATGAGGGCGGCGTGCAGCTGGTCGCGCCAGCCGTTGCTCACCGGGGCTCCGACGGCGGGGGCGCCGAGGGGTTCGCCGAGGCGGTCCTTCAGTTCCAGCAGCAGCTTCTGGGCGCCCTTCTTGCCGATGCCGGGGACGGCCGTGAGCGCCTTCTCGTCGCCGGTGGAGACCGCTCGGCGCAGGGCGTCGGGCGTGTGCACGGCGAGCATGGCCTGGGCAAGGCGGGGGCCGACGCCGCTCGCGGTCTGGAGCAGCTCGAAGACCTGGCGCTCGTCGTCGTCGGCAAAGCCGTACAGCGTGAGGGAGTCCTCGCGGACCACGAGCGAGGTGGCGAGCTTGGCGGGCTGCCCCACGCGGAGCGTGGACAGGGTGTTGGGCGTGCACTGGACGGCCATGCCGACACCGCCGACCTCGATCACCGCGGTGTCCGGGGCGAGGGCGGCGACCGTGCCGCTGACGAAGGCGATCATGTCGTACGGCCTTTCGTTGCTTGCGTTGCGTGTGCTGCTCGGGGGGCCTGCGGCGCTCGCGCCGCCTGGGGCGTTGGCGCTGCCTGGGGCGCTTGTGCCGCCTGGGCCGCCGCGTGGCGGGCGACCGCCTGCTGGAGGCGGTTCTGGGCGGCGGCCTGCCGGAGTCTGTTCTGCGCGGGGGCGCGCCAGATGTGGCAGATGGCGAGCGCGAGGGCGTCGGCGGCGTCGGCGGGCTTCGGGGGCGCGGAGAGGCGCAGCAGGCGGGTGACCATGGCGCCGACCTGGGCCTTGTCGGCGCGGCCCGAGCCGGTGACGGCGGCCTTGACCTCGCTGGGGGTGTGCAGGGCGACGGGGATGCCGCGGCGGGCGGCGCACAGCATGGCGACGGCGCTGGCCTGGGCGGTGCCCATCACCGTGCGCACGTTGTGCTGGCTGAAGACGCGCTCCACCGCGACGTACTCGGGGCGGTGTTCGTCGAGCCACGCCTCGATGCCCTGCTCCACGGCGACGAGGCGGTCGCCCAGCTCCGCGTCGACGGGTGTGCGCACCACACCGACGCCGAGCATGGCGAGCGGCCGGCCGGGCACGCCCTCGACCACTCCCACACCGCACCGGGTCAGCCCCGGGTCCACCCCCAGTACGCGCACCCGCCCCTCCTTCGTTCTCCCCCAGCTTCGCTGGGCGGTACCCCCAGTTTGTGCAGGCTATCGGGTGCCACTGACAACGCCGCGCAAAGCGACGGGCCGACGGGGTGTGTCCCGTCGGCCCGTTCGGCTCGTTCGGCTCGCTCGGCCTGCTCTGCTCGTTCGGTCGGCTCTGGTCGTCCGGCCGGCTCGGCGCCGCGCTGCCGGGCGCGTCAGGCGCCGACCTTCTCCATGATCTCGTCGCTGACGTCGAAGTTGGCGAAGACGTTCTGCACGTCGTCGCTGTCCTCCAGCGCGTCGATCAGCTTGAAGATCTTCTTGGCGCCCTCCTCGTCCAGCTCGACCTGCATGGTCGGGACGAAGTTGGCGTCGGCGGACTCGTAGTCGATGCCGGCGTCCTGGAGGGCGGTGCGGACCGCGACCAGGTCGGACGGCTCGCTGATGACCTCGAACGTCTCGCCGAGGTCGTTGACCTCCTCGGCGCCCGCGTCCAGGACGGCGGCGAGGACGTCGTCCTCGGTCAGCTCGCCCTTGGGGACGATGATGACGCCCTTGCGGTTGAACAGGTACGACACCGAGCCCGGGTCGGCCATGGAGCCGCCGTTGCGGGTCATGGCGACGCGGACCTCGGAGGCCGCGCGGTTGCGGTTGTCGGTCAGACACTCGATGAGCACCGCGACACCGTTCGGGCCGTAGCCCTCGTACATGATCGTCTCGTAGTCGGCGCCACCGGCCTCCAGGCCGGCGCCGCGCTTGACCGCGGAGTCGATGTTCTTGTTCGGGACCGAGCTCTTCTTCGCCTTCTGGATGGCGTCGTACAGCGTCGGGTTGCCGTCCGGGTCGGCGCCGCCCATGCGGGCCGCGACCTCGATGTTCTTGATCAGCTTCGCGAAGAGCTTGCCGCGCTTGGCGTCGATCACGGCCTTCTTGTGCTTCGTCGTGGCCCATTTAGAGTGGCCGGACATCTGCCTGTCTCCTTCGCGTAACCCATCCAGATACGAACGCCAGGAATCCTACAAGGACTCCGCTTCCCGGTTCGCGCGCACCATGTCGACGAAAAGGGAGTGCACGCGGTGGTCGCCGGTCAGCTCCGGGTGGAACGACGTGGCCAGCGCGTTGCCCTGGCGTACGGCGACGATGTGGCCGTCGTACTCGGCCAGCACCTCGGCCCGCGCGCCGACGGACTCCACCCAGGGGGCGCGGATGAAGACGCCCTCCACGGGGTCGCCCTCGATGCCCTTGACGTCGACGGCCGCCTCGAAGGACTCGTTCTGGCGTCCGAAGGCGTTGCGGCGGACGATCATGTCGATGCCGCCGACCGTCTCCTGGCCCGAACGCGGATCGAGGATCTTGTCGGCGAGCATGATCAGGCCCGCGCAGGTGCCGTAGACCGGCATTCCGTCCCGCACGCGAGCGCGGAGGGGCTCCATCACGCCGAACAGGACGGCCAGCTTGGAGATGGTGGTGGACTCGCCGCCGGGCAGGACGAGGCCGTCCACCTCGGCGAGTTCCTCGGGGCGCCTCACCGGCCTGGCCACGGCGTCGGCCGCGGCCAGGGCGATCAGGTGCTCCCGTACGTCGCCCTGGAGGGCCAGGACGCCGATGACGGGTGCGTCGGTCATGTACGTGCAGTCCTCGAAGGTGCCGTGGGGGGTGCTTACCAGCCGCGGTTGGCGTAGCGCTCGGTCTCGGGGAGGGTGTCGCAGTTGATGCCGACCATGGCCTCGCCGAGGTTGCGGGACGCGTCCGCGATGATCTTCGGGTCGTCGTAGAAGGTGGTGGCCTTCACGATTGCGGCGGCGCGCTTGGCCGGGTCGCCGGACTTGAAGATGCCGGAGCCGACGAAGACGCCCTCGGCGCCCAGCTGACGCATCAGCGCGGCGTCGGCCGGAGTGGCCACGCCGCCGGCGGAGAACAGCACGACCGGGAGCTTGCCCAGCTCGGCGACCTCCTTGACCAGCTCGTACGGGGCGCGCAGCTCCTTGGCGGCGGCGTACAGCTCGTGGTTGTCGAGGCCGCGCAGGCGGGCGATGTCGTTCTTGATCTGGCGCAGGTGGCGGACCGCCTCGACGACGTTGCCGGTGCCGGCCTCGCCCTTGGAGCGGATCATCGCGGCACCCTCGGCGATGCGGCGCAGGGCCTCGCCGAGGTTGGTGGCGCCGCAGACGAAGGGGGTGGTGAACGCCCACTTGTCGGAGTGGTTGACCTCGTCGGCCGGGGTGAGGACCTCGGACTCGTCGATGTAGTCCACGCCGAGGGACTGCAGGACCTGGGCCTCGACGAAGTGGCCGATGCGCGACTTGGCCATGACGGGGATCGAGACCGCGTCGATGATGCCCTCGATCATGTCCGGGTCGGACATGCGGGCCACGCCGCCGTCCTTGCGGATGTCGGCCGGGACGCGCTCCAGCGCCATGACGGCGACGGCGCCCGCGTCCTCGGCGATCTTCGCCTGCTCCGGCGTGACGACGTCCATGATCACGCCGCCCTTGAGCTGCTCGGCCATGCCGCGCTTCACGCGCGCGGTGCCGGTCTCGGGGGTCTGGGCGGAGTTGGGGAGCGTGGTGGACACGGGTTGACCTCACTCAGGGAAAAGAGGGTTGCTGCATCACCGAGGAAACGGGAGAGGCCCAGGCCACAGCAAGGGCCAATGAGAAGGCG includes:
- the secF gene encoding protein translocase subunit SecF, yielding MSKLGNLGARLHRGEVGYDFVKNRKIWYGISILITITAIVGLAVRGLNMGIEFQGGAVFTTGKTTVSVSQAEEYAEEASGHDAIVQKLGNSSDGALRIQVAGIDTERSDQIKDRLAADMKVDAETINAELVGPSWGDQIANKAWQGLGIFLILVVIYLAIAFEWRMAVAAFVALIHDITITVGIYALVGFEVTPGTVIGLLTILGYSLYDTVVVFDSLKEQTRDITKQTRWTYSDIANRSINSTLVRSINTTVVALLPVAGLLFIGGGVLGAGMLNDISLSLFVGLAAGAYSSIFIATPLVADLKEREPQLKALRKRVLAKRAQGAEQGEPQTEYAGDDAYADDDAAPAVVGPRDQSASRTRRGRPSGKRR
- the secD gene encoding protein translocase subunit SecD; amino-acid sequence: MAAPKRGRNASAQSKPGRSLALILIAIVALTGGMFASGHTTPRLGIDLAGGTSITLRAVPEDGNEAAINKTNMDTAVSIMERRVNGLGVSEAEVQTQGSRNIIVNIPKGTNSEQARDQVGTTAKLYFRPVLATEPTGPAATPSPSGSPSASPSASGKPADKASPSASAGAATPSASATTQGRAVTDALKADPTPSGSASGSPSASGSPSASPSPSANGADSDAQAAYAALDCSKESARNKAGDGSKPEDTTVGCGEIQGVWYKYLLGPAAVDGTEVKKAQAVYDTQSGAGWKVQMDFTGEGDKKFSDITGKLAQNPSPQNQFGIVLDGQVVSSPFVSQAITGGNAEISGSFTQEEAQGLANMLSYGALPLTFKEDSVTTVTAALGGEQLEAGLIAGAIGLALVVLYLVIYYRGLSLVAIASLLISAALTYVIMSLLGPAIGFALNLPAVCGAIVAIGITADSFIVYFERVRDEIREGRSLRPAVERAWPRARRTILVSDFVSFLAAAVLFIVTVGKVQGFAFTLGLTTVLDVVVVFFFTKPLLTLLARRTFFADGHPWSGLDPKRLGARPPLRRTRRPAAAPVETKEA
- the yajC gene encoding preprotein translocase subunit YajC produces the protein MSLVTLLPFIVLIGAMILMTRSAKKKQQQAIEMRNQMQPGSGVRTIGGMYATVKEVNEDTVLLDAGPGVELLFAKNSIGAVLPDDEYNRIVHGIEHDLKSDSDVVPDDASALTETDGASDAAAASDDKPVDLGKKDVEPSDDIADEAAPKKTDGDTDAK
- the ruvB gene encoding Holliday junction branch migration DNA helicase RuvB codes for the protein MNWDDTTDTSAAERLVGASADREDQAVEAALRPKDLGEFIGQEKVREQLDLVLRAARARGATADHVLLSGAPGLGKTTLSMIIAAEMGAPIRITSGPAIQHAGDLAAILSSLQEGEVLFLDEIHRMSRPAEEMLYMAMEDFRVDVIVGKGPGATAIPLELPPFTLVGATTRAGLLPPPLRDRFGFTAHMEFYEPAELQRVIHRSASLLDVEIDPDGAAEIAGRSRGTPRIANRLLRRVRDYAQVKADGVITREIAAAALAVYEVDARGLDRLDRAVLEALLKLFGGGPVGLSTLAVAVGEERETVEEVAEPFLVREGLLARTPRGRVATPAAWAHLGLTPPGPQPQGNGQQDLFGT
- the ruvA gene encoding Holliday junction branch migration protein RuvA — its product is MIAFVSGTVAALAPDTAVIEVGGVGMAVQCTPNTLSTLRVGQPAKLATSLVVREDSLTLYGFADDDERQVFELLQTASGVGPRLAQAMLAVHTPDALRRAVSTGDEKALTAVPGIGKKGAQKLLLELKDRLGEPLGAPAVGAPVSNGWRDQLHAALIGLGYAAREADEAVAAVAPQAEAAEGTPQVGLLLKAALQTLNRAR
- the ruvC gene encoding crossover junction endodeoxyribonuclease RuvC, producing the protein MRVLGVDPGLTRCGVGVVEGVPGRPLAMLGVGVVRTPVDAELGDRLVAVEQGIEAWLDEHRPEYVAVERVFSQHNVRTVMGTAQASAVAMLCAARRGIPVALHTPSEVKAAVTGSGRADKAQVGAMVTRLLRLSAPPKPADAADALALAICHIWRAPAQNRLRQAAAQNRLQQAVARHAAAQAAQAPQAAPTPQAARAPQAPRAAHATQATKGRTT
- a CDS encoding YebC/PmpR family DNA-binding transcriptional regulator, which codes for MSGHSKWATTKHKKAVIDAKRGKLFAKLIKNIEVAARMGGADPDGNPTLYDAIQKAKKSSVPNKNIDSAVKRGAGLEAGGADYETIMYEGYGPNGVAVLIECLTDNRNRAASEVRVAMTRNGGSMADPGSVSYLFNRKGVIIVPKGELTEDDVLAAVLDAGAEEVNDLGETFEVISEPSDLVAVRTALQDAGIDYESADANFVPTMQVELDEEGAKKIFKLIDALEDSDDVQNVFANFDVSDEIMEKVGA
- the pdxT gene encoding pyridoxal 5'-phosphate synthase glutaminase subunit PdxT; amino-acid sequence: MTDAPVIGVLALQGDVREHLIALAAADAVARPVRRPEELAEVDGLVLPGGESTTISKLAVLFGVMEPLRARVRDGMPVYGTCAGLIMLADKILDPRSGQETVGGIDMIVRRNAFGRQNESFEAAVDVKGIEGDPVEGVFIRAPWVESVGARAEVLAEYDGHIVAVRQGNALATSFHPELTGDHRVHSLFVDMVRANREAESL
- the pdxS gene encoding pyridoxal 5'-phosphate synthase lyase subunit PdxS; its protein translation is MSTTLPNSAQTPETGTARVKRGMAEQLKGGVIMDVVTPEQAKIAEDAGAVAVMALERVPADIRKDGGVARMSDPDMIEGIIDAVSIPVMAKSRIGHFVEAQVLQSLGVDYIDESEVLTPADEVNHSDKWAFTTPFVCGATNLGEALRRIAEGAAMIRSKGEAGTGNVVEAVRHLRQIKNDIARLRGLDNHELYAAAKELRAPYELVKEVAELGKLPVVLFSAGGVATPADAALMRQLGAEGVFVGSGIFKSGDPAKRAAAIVKATTFYDDPKIIADASRNLGEAMVGINCDTLPETERYANRGW